From the Cryptomeria japonica chromosome 2, Sugi_1.0, whole genome shotgun sequence genome, one window contains:
- the LOC131078812 gene encoding uncharacterized protein LOC131078812: MLGTKRPLDEPMMIVKRPKTDLSAFSYGIQTSNQIGVRKDGPRRTSSLESPIMALTGHQGAIYTLKFNPLGTVVASGSHDREIFLWNVYGECKSFMVLKGHKNAVLDLHWTSDGSQIISASPDKTLRAWDADTGMQIKKMSEHSSFVNSCCPSRRGPPLVVSGSDDGTAKLWDLRLRGAIQTFPDKYQITAVGFSDSADKIFSGGIDNEIKVWDLRRNEVTMRLQGHTDTITGMQLSPDGSYLLTNSMDCSLRIWDMRPYAPQNRCVKILTGHQHNFEKNLLKCSWSSDGSKVTAGSADRMVYIWDTTSRRILYKLPGHNGSVNECVFHPTEPIIGSCSSDKQIYLGEIETNVGYQAPM, from the coding sequence ATGCTTGGTACAAAGAGACCACTAGACGAGCCTATGATGATAGTGAAACGACCAAAAACAGATCTGTCAGCCTTCTCATATGGTATCCAAACATCCAATCAGATTGGAGTTCGTAAGGATGGGCCTCGAAGAACGTCCAGCTTGGAATCTCCTATCATGGCGTTGACTGGGCACCAAGGTGCGATATATACATTGAAATTCAATCCATTGGGAACTGTGGTTGCATCTGGATCACATGACAGGGAGATTTTCTTGTGGAACGTGTATGGAGAGTGCAAGAGTTTTATGGTTTTGAAAGGTCACAAAAATGCAGTACTGGATCTCCACTGGACTAGTGATGGTAGTCAAATCATATCAGCAAGCCCTGATAAGACTCTACGAGCTTGGGATGCAGATACAGGCATGCAAATAAAGAAAATGTCAGAGCACTCGTCATTTGTTAATTCATGTTGCCCCTCACGTAGGGGCCCTCCTCTTGTGGTGAGTGGCTCTGATGATGGTACAGCAAAGTTATGGGATTTGCGTCTCAGAGGAGCTATTCAGACGTTTCCAGACAAATACCAAATCACTGCTGTTGGATTCTCTGATTCTGCAGACAAGATATTTTCTGGTGGAATTGACAATGAGATTAAGGTGTGGGACCTGCGAAGAAATGAGGTAACCATGCGGCTCCAAGGCCACACAGACACAATTACAGGTATGCAGTTGAGCCCTGATGGATCATATCTCCTGACAAATTCCATGGACTGTTCTCTTCGTATTTGGGATATGCGACCATATGCCCCACAAAATCGATGTGTAAAGATCCTGACAGGCCACCAACACAACTTTGAAAAGAACCTCCTGAAATGTAGTTGGTCCTCAGATGGAAGTAAGGTCACAGCTGGGAGTGCAGATCGTATGGTCTATATATGGGATACCACATCTCGTCGTATCTTGTACAAGCTCCCAGGTCACAATGGTTCTGTAAATGAGTGTGTTTTCCATCCCACAGAGCCAATTATTGGATCCTGTAGTAGTGACAAGCAGATTTACTTAGGAGAGATCGAGACTAATGTAGGATATCAGGCTCCTATGTAA